Genomic DNA from Thermus amyloliquefaciens:
GCCGGAGGAAAGGATCGGCCGCTTCGGGGAGGACGAGAACTACTGGCCCGGGGGGGCCATCACCCACGGGCCCAACGGGCCTTCCGGGCCCTGCTCCGAGATCTTCTACGACCGTGGGCCGGCCTTTGGCACCCCGGACGAGACCGGCCCCAACACCGGAAGCGGGGACCGGTTCGTGGAGATCTGGAACCTGGTCTTCACCCAGTACGACCGGCAAGGCCCCATCCCCGGCCCCGGCATCTTGAAACCCTTGCCCCAGAAGAACATCGACACCGGGATGGGCCTTTACCGGGTGGCGGCCATCCTCCAGGACGTGGAGGACTTCTACCGCACGGACACCTTCTACCCCATCATTGAGCGGGTGGCCCTCTTTAGCGGCCGGCCCTACGAGGGCAAGGCTTCGGTGAGCCACCGGGTGATCGCCGACCACATCCGGGCGGTGGTGGCGGCCCTTTCCGACGGGGTGACCTTTTCCAACACCGGCCGGGGCTACGTGATCCGCAGGTTGCTTCGCCGGGCCCTCCGGCACGGTTACCTTTTGGGCCTGCAGGACCCCTTCCTCCACCGCCTGGCCCCGGTGGTGGCCGAGGTCCTGGGGGACTTCTACCCGGAGATGCGGGAGAACCTGCCCGCGGTGGAGAAGCAGATCCGCCTCGAGGAGGAGCGCTTCCTGGAGACCCTGGAAGGGGGGCTGAGGCGGCTGGACACCCTCCTTTCGGGCCTCAGGCCGGGCGAGGTGCTTCCGGGGGCGGAGGCCTTCCGCCTTTACGACACCTACGGCTTCCCCTTGGACCTCACCGTGGAGATCGCCGCGGAAAGGGGCTTCGGCGTGGACACCGAGGGCTTCCAAAGGGCCATGGAGGCCCAGCAGGAGCGCTCCCGGGCGGCCATGGCCTTTGAGCGGGAGATCTTCAAGAAAAGCGCCCAGGTGCTGGAGGAGCTCTACGCGGAACGGGGGCCACGGAGTTCCTGGGCTACGGGGCCCTCGAGGCGGAGGCCACCGTCTTGGCCCTGCTGGCCGGGGATCAGAGCCTGGAGGAGGCGGGCCCTGGCACCGAGGTCCAGGTGGTCCTGGACCGGACCCCCTTCTATGCGGAAGGGGGCGGGCAGATCGGGGACTTCGGGGTCTTGGAGTGGCCCTCGGGCCGGGCCCGGGTGGAGACCACCCAGAAGACCGAGCGGGGCATTTTCCTGCACAAGGCCCGGGTGGAGGAGGGGGTCCTCAGGGTGGGGGAAAGGGTGCGGGCGATGGTGGACCCCGCCCGCCGGGACACGGAGCGCCACCACACCGCCACCCACCTCCTGCACGCGGCCCTGCGGGCGGTCCTCGGCCCCCACGTGCGCCAGGCGGGAAGCCTGGTGGCCCCCGACCGCTTGCGCTTTGACTTCACCCACCCCGAGGCCCTCACCCCGGAGGAGCTGGAGCGGATTGAGCTTTTGGTGAACCGCTGGATCATAGCGGACTTCCCCGTCACCTGGCACCACATGCCCCTGGAGGAGGCCAGGCGGGAGGGGGCCATGGCCCTCTTCGGGGAGAAGTACGGGGAGGTGGTGCGGGTGGTACGGGTGGAGGGGAGCCCCTTGCCGGGGGTGGAGTCCAAGGAGCTCTGCGGGGGCACCCACGTGCGGCGCACGGGGGAGATCGGGGCCTTCCTCATCCAGAAGGAGGAGGCGGTCTCCGCCGGGGTGCGGCGGATCGAGGCGGTGGCGGGGGAGTGGGCGGTGCGCCTGGCCCGGCAGGGCCTGAACCGCCTGCGGGCCCTTTCCGAGAAGCTCTCCGTGGGCGAGGCCGCCCTGGAGGAGCGGCTGGAAAAGCTCCTTCAGGAGCTCCGCCAAAGGGAGAAGGAGGTGGAAAGCCTCAAGGCCCGGCTGGTGCAGGCGGAGCTCCGGGGGGAGGTGGCCCTTGCCGAGAAGGGGGGCCTGCGCTACGGGGCGGTGGAGCTTTCCGGGGTGGATGCGGCCGCCCTGCGCCAAGCGGCGGACGACCTGGTGGCCAAGGGGGCGGATGTCGCCCTGGTCCTCTCCGGTGGGCAGGCGGTGCTCAAGCTCTCCCCCAGGGCCCAGGAAAGGGGCCTCGAGGCGGGGGCCCTCTTCCGGGCCCTGGTGGAGCGGGCTGGGGCCGGGGGGCGGCCGGGGGCCTTGGCCCAGGGGGCCGGCCTGGACCCGGAGAAGGCCCGAGGGGCGCTCCCAGACCTCCTTCCCTGAAGACACCCATCCCGGGTATCTTGCGGGGTAAAATGGCCGTATGGCCATGCTCTTGAGCCTGGTGGCGGTGGCCCTATCCTGGGCCCTTTTCGGCCTCACCTTCGCCCGGTACCGCAGGCGGCCCGCCCTGCACAACGCCCTCTACGCCTTGGGCCTCCTCCTCTTCGCCCTGGGGGTTTCCGCGGAGCTTTTGGCCAAGCTCCTAGGGGCCTGGAACCCCTTCCTCTACCGGCTCTGGTACTTCACCGGGGCCATGCACGGGGTCACCTTCCTTGGCCTGGGAAGCCTGGCCCTCCTGAACCCCAAGGCGGCCCGCACCCTCCTCCTTGGGCTTTCCCCTTTCATCCTCTACGGGTTTTTCCTGGTGGCCTCGGCGCCTTTGGACTTCTTCCTCCTGCCCACGCCCTACGCCCCCCTGGGGAAGGCCTTCCCCGAGCCCAGCCTGACCTCGCCCAGGCTCTGGACCATCCCCTTCAACCTCCTGGGCACCCTCCTCATGGCGGGGGTGGCCCTTTACACCACCTCGCTCTTCTGGCGCAAGAACCCCCTCAGGGCCCAGGGCACGGGGCTCATTTTCCTCTCGGCCCTGGACCTGGCCTCCACCAGCACCCTGAACCGCTTTGGGGTGGTGGGACTGGAGGAGGCGGGAAGGGCTTTGGGGGTCTTCCTCCTCTACCTGGGGGTGGCCTTGGCGGACCGTAGCGTGCAGTATGCGTCTCGGCGCGCTTGACGTGGGGGAGGCCAGGATCGGCCTGGCGGTGGGGGAGGAGGGAAGCCCCTTCGCCTTCGGCCGGGGGTATCTGGTGCGGAAGAGCCTGGAGGAGGACGTGGCGGCCCTCCTGGACTTCGTGCGCCGGGAGGGGGTGGGGAGGCTCCTGGTGGGCCTCCCCTTGCGCACTGACCTCAAGGAAAGCGCCCAGGCCAAACGGGTCCTTCCCCTGGTGGAGGCGCTCAGGGCCCGGGGGGTGGAGGTGGAGCTAGTGGACGAGCGCTACACCACCCAGGCGGCGGCCAGGCGCCTAAAGCACGCCCCCAAGCGGGTCCGCCGGGAGAGGGGCCGGCTGGACGAGATGAGCGCGGTGATCCTGTTGGAGGGCTATCTTGCGGGAAAGCTCTAGGACGTGGCTTTGGCGGGGGGTGGTGGTCCTCTTCCTCACCTTCGCCCTCCTCCTCCTCTACGCCCTCTGGCTTTTGGGTCCCACGGGAAAGGAGGCCACCGTGCGCATCCCCCGGGGGGCCACGGGCCAGGAGGTGGCCAGGATTCTGGAGGAGGCAGGGCTTTTGCGCTCCGGATACCTCTTTTCCGCCTACCTCCGCTTCTCCGGCCGGGCCAAGAGGCTGGTCCCGGGGGTCTACCGCCTCGAGGGGGAGGGGGCCTTCCGCCTGGCCCGGGCCCTCACGGGGGGGGAGAAGCCCCTCACCGTGACCCTCACCTTCCCGGAAGGGGAAAGGGCGGTGGACTACGCCAGAAGGCTTTCCCAGGCCGGGCTGGATGGGGAGGGTTTTCTGAGGATGGTCCAGGAGCCCGGGCCTTTGCGCCCCCCCTACGTGGAGGGCCGGTCCTTGGAGGGCTACCTCTTCCCCGCCACCTACACCTTTGACCTCCTGGCCACCCCCGAGGAGGTGGTGCGGGCCCTCCTGCGCCGCTTTGAGGCCGAGCTTACCCCCCCGGTCAAGCGCCTTCTGGAGGAGCGGGGGCTTTCCGTGCACGCCTGGGTGACCCTGGCCTCCATCGTCCAGGCGGAGGCGGGAAGCCCTGAGGAGATGCCCAAGATCGCCGGGGTTTTCCTGAACCGCTTGGAAAGGGGCATGCCCCTCCAGGCGGATCCCACCGTGGCCTACGCCCTGGGCAAGAGGCTTCCGGAGCTTTCCCGGAAGGCGGGGGATTTCACCCACGACTCC
This window encodes:
- the mltG gene encoding endolytic transglycosylase MltG; its protein translation is MRESSRTWLWRGVVVLFLTFALLLLYALWLLGPTGKEATVRIPRGATGQEVARILEEAGLLRSGYLFSAYLRFSGRAKRLVPGVYRLEGEGAFRLARALTGGEKPLTVTLTFPEGERAVDYARRLSQAGLDGEGFLRMVQEPGPLRPPYVEGRSLEGYLFPATYTFDLLATPEEVVRALLRRFEAELTPPVKRLLEERGLSVHAWVTLASIVQAEAGSPEEMPKIAGVFLNRLERGMPLQADPTVAYALGKRLPELSRKAGDFTHDSPYNTYRYPGLPPGPIGNPGRAALLAVLNPLRTDAQGRPYLYFFHAKGKLFLNTTFEAHLEGLRRHRYSSP
- the ruvX gene encoding Holliday junction resolvase RuvX, which produces MRLGALDVGEARIGLAVGEEGSPFAFGRGYLVRKSLEEDVAALLDFVRREGVGRLLVGLPLRTDLKESAQAKRVLPLVEALRARGVEVELVDERYTTQAAARRLKHAPKRVRRERGRLDEMSAVILLEGYLAGKL